The DNA segment ataggctggcagctgcagctctgatttgacccctagcctgggaacctccatatgccgcgggcgcggccctagaaaaggcaaaaagactaaaataaaataaataaataaagtgatactCATGAACTTTTGTGTGCAATTGCTGTGGGTTAGGCACCTGCTAAGTTCTTTGCAGGTGACTCTCGATGCTCTTACTCATCCACAAGCTCCATCGTGTCATCTTTGATTggtcccatttcatagatgagaggcccagagaggttaagacacCTACCCAAGGTCCTAAAGTGATAAAGCCAGGTTTGGATCCTGGTAGTTACACTGGATCCAGTGCCAACGTGGGTGTGCTCTTAGCCACCATGGAACATGTGTGTAAAGGCATTTCCAAACAAGAGGCATGACACAACTGCCAAGTGATGTCAGTTTAGTGATACAGTTACCACTGGGATGGGCGGGGTGAAGGGGGACCAGGTGGGGTGCCAGTTCTGGCCGGAGAGTCCTAGGGCTGCTGGGTCCTGAAGGTGCAGTTCCGGGCATCGCCACGAGGTGGCGCCAGGCTACCCCAGGGCCTGTGGtccagggcagggagctgggagtGGTTCCAGGGGTCTTCgggccacccctccacccccacagggCTGGTGAGCCTGGGAGTCCCTTTCTCCGGTTTCAGAGGGTTTTCCCTCCAGCCCAGGGGTCCCAGGCCCAGCCTTGGTGGGGCCCATCTGTTTGAGGTACAGTTCGGTGGTCCCAGCCTGGGGACTGGGTCCAGCCCAGCCAAGTGGGAAGGTCAGCGCCAGCTCCTTCCTGTGCGGCTGGGGCGGTCGGAGATGGAGGGAGGGCAAAGCCGTCAGGTCAGCACACAAAAGCTCCGGGTAATCCGCCTCCAGAAGTTGCGACCGCGGCTGCTAAGGGCCACCTCAGCCGCCTCTTGGAAGACGGCCCGGACGTTTTCCTGGAGCAGAGCCGAGCACTCAAGGTAGGCCACCGCGCCCACGGCCCTGGCCATCTCCTGGCCCTGATGGGGAGAGGGGGCTGCTGTGAGGTGGGGGCCTCCGGTCCAGCCTCCCCGCAGCCCGCTTGGCCACCGAGGTGCAGTTTTCTCGGCGCCTACAGCTCCCACTCCCGGCTTGACCAAGGACATTCATTGATGGCTCCACCGGGTTTCTTGCCTCAGTTCTCAGCTGGGTCTCTGCCTCTCCAGGCACCAGCCGATTAACTTCCCAGCCTGACCGGGTGTGCAGCAGAGAGAGGCCTGCAGACTGAAGAACTGGGGGTCCTCCTTTGGCCTCAGGTTACCTGGCTGTGAAGTGGGTAGGTACGACTCCTGCCTGACACCCCATTCCCTCTCCATCCAAGCaatgcttaagccactgagcaagacaagggaccgaacctgaatcctcacggatactagtaggattcttacccctccctccctccctcctttctctctccctttctttccttctctctttcttttgtcaccctgaggcatatggagttcttgtcTGCAGCTGTGAACTAAGCTTCAGCttcggcaacgcccgatccttaagccactgctcgaggctggggattgaacccacttcccaGTGCTCCGAAGGcactgccaatcccgttgcgccacagcaggagctcctcttcctttctttttttcttccttcctccctccctgcttccctttcttcctttctttctttcagccacacccacagcattcggaagttcctgggccagggatgggatttGCACCATAGCTGCAACTAGAGCCGCAGcagtggtaacgccagatccctaacccactgaaccaccagggaactccagttcttcctttctttccctctcttccttcctttcattctttctccccccccccccttttatctttccttttagggctgtacctacagcatatggaagttcctgggctgggggttgacgtggagctgcagttgtcggccagagccacatccacagtcaggtccaagccacatctgtgaccaacactaaagcttgtggcaatgcttaacccactgagcaagaccagggattgaacctgaatcctcatggatactagtaggattcttaacctgctgagtcacaatgggaactacccttcctctccaccccctttcttttttagccatggcatacagtggcttgatgtgggaactGCCAGacgggggattgaacccagagcACAGCAGCAAAATTGCTGAGTCCTAACCctaagaccaccagggaactccccaagcccaGCAGTTCTTGACCACGACAACCTCCAAAAGCAACCCCTACCCAACCCATACCATGCTTGTGCCAGAAGCCTGGCACTGCACGGCTGAGAGGCTGGGCCGGGAGCAGAGTTACTCTGGAAGTTCCCCCTCCtggcaccccaccccctgcccctgggctggGATTCCTACCCTGTGGTAGGTCACGGGTTCCAACCCATTTTTCCGCAGCTTCTTCACCAGTGACTTGTCCTTGCGCAGATCGGTCTTGCAGCCCACGACGATGATGGGCACCTCCTTGCAGAAGTGATTCACCTCTGGGTACCACTGTGGGGAGGGTATGCATGTGAGCCAGTGGGAGGATGggctcctctcctgccctccagCTTGACTCAACAATGGTCATCGGCACAGGCAACATTTAGGGAGAACGCCAGGCTCTAAGGCTTAACCCCCAAATCCCTACGATGCAAGGCCTATCATCAGTCCCATTGTACAGATGCgctaactgaggctcagagaggcttttACCTTGGCCTTGGTCACACAATTGGAAgtggcaggatttgaacccagaatgGGGGAGATGGGGCCCAGAGCCCTGTTCCCGTCTATTCTAGAATCCTGTCCCACAAGGTAAGCAGTCCCATGACTGTCTTCCCCAGGGGTAAAATATAGAAAGTAAGTGAGCCTTAAAATGAAgtaggagtggagttcccatcgtggcgcagtggttaatgaatctgactaggaaccacgaggttgtgggttcgatccctggccttgcttagtgggttaaggatcctgtattgcagtgagctgtgatgtaggtcacagaggcggtttggatctggcgttgctgtggctctggtgcaggctcgtgtctacagctctgattagatgattagaccccaagcctgggaacctccatatgccatgggagcggccctagaaaaggcaaaaagacaaaaaaaaaaaaaagaagtaggaattcccattgtaacTCGGTGGTAACAGAcccactagtatccttgaggacgtgggttcaatccctgggcttgctcagtgggttaaggatccggtgctgctgtgagctgtggtgtgggtctcagacatggctgggatcttgcgtcgctgtggctgtggtgagcccaacagctgcagttcccattcgacccctagcctgggaacttccctatgctgcaggcagggccctaaaaagacacccccccaaattaaattaattaaaataaataaacgaatAAAAATGAAGCGGCTCACAAAACAGCGGCAGCAGCTGTTAGCCTGCTGGGGAGCGCTGCTATCCTGTGTCAGCTGCTCTTTGGAATGTGAGGCTCCAGGGCCTGGTGTTTCAGTCTGGGCCATAACTCGGGAGCCTGGAATCCAGTCTTTATATCTCCAGGAGGGCTCGCCTGCTCTGTTTCAGAAAAAACTGGCATCAAACTGTCTGGCTTCTGGAGCCAGAGGGGGCTGTGCGAGGTTCCAGGCAGATGCTTTCCTGCACAAAACTGCCCTTGGAAAGGGTCTCCTTCCTGACTCCCCCTTGCCAGTCCCAAACAGGGAACCCTCAGCCCTCCCCAGCCTGAGCCCTGACATCAGTGATCACGCCCTCTGAAACCTGGTCTTCATTCcccagcaccggatccttaacccgctgagccaccagggaactcgtctGCAATGCTTTTAGGTTAGAAGATTAACGTAAGTGGTAAGTGCCCAGAACCGTACCTGGTACACAGTATGTTCTCCATAAACACTGCCATCACCGTGTGGCTACTGCTACTAACGCTGTCACTGGCCATGCCCCAAGGAAGCCTGGAGCACAGGGTTCGCATGCACATGGAGGCCCTGGCAGCGGCTGGGGCAGGCTGAGGCTATGGGCAGGAGAGAGGGACTCCAGGGACACCTGTGAGCAGCCTCGGGCACCTCTGACATAATTGGCAGATCTCCTGGGAGGTCGCTGGGAGCCAGCAGTCACGCTGCTGGAGGCTGATGGATCATGTGATCCTgggcaggcctgggctggggagacggaggggcctctgggtccccCAGCATTCTAAGGCAGGGTCACAGTAGAAAGAGCCACTGCGTTCGGGGTCTGTAGTATGGGGCagacaaggacctactggatgGGGGAGTCAGAAGCCCAGTTCAGGCCCCGCCACCAAATCCCCATGGGACTCTGAGTAAGTCGCTCTGGGCCCAGTGTCCCCATTTAGACGCCACAGGCACTGGATGCGAGATGAGCCTCTGAGAGTCTGCCGGGTCCAGGGCAGGCGGGGAGCAGAGTGGCCTGGCCAGGGGGCTgtgcccccctgcccctccctccccagcgcCTACCCGGTTAGAGATGTTGTCAAAGCTGTGTGGGCTGGTGACGTCGAAGCAGAGGAGCAGGACGCTGGCGTCAGGGTAGAACAGAGGCCGCAGGCGGTCGTAGTCGACTTGTCCTGGGTAGACGGGGCGGTGGTCACGCCCTCTAGATCTCCTGCCCCCCTGTCAGCACCACCCCAACATCAGGGAGGTCACCCCAGCCACGACGGGGGTGGGTGTGTGGTGGGCGGGATCTGTGCCTCGGGGGCCAACACAAGCTTGGCGCTTTGATGGCCATTCCACTGTCCCTGGGGGCAGGGTTCCCTGGGCCTGTCTGTGGGATgtgccagccccagcctgggtgAGAGCGCTTGCTGAGAGAGCCCTGTTCTGGAGGGAGGGGGTATGCGGAAGACCCCCTCCTGGAGGGACCGAGGGAGGCCACCACTCAGAAGCCTGCTTTGCCCTGGGCTTGGGGGGGAGAGGACGAccaagaggcaggagggaccTGGGCAGAGATATGGTGGCCCAACCAAGGTAAAGGGGCAGCCAGGGTTCCCTGGGTTTAGCTTTGAGTTCGGGTAGATTTGACTCTGAACCCTTTGTGGGCAAGGTCAGGAGGCCGGAGGGCAGAAGTCAAGGTCAGGCAGATCTTGCAGAAGCTAAAGCCAGAGTGGAAAGCTTGGGAGGCCCGCCTTGTCTCCAGGCCCCAGTGGGCAGCCTGGGCTGGGGAAGCAGCAGACACAGGCACAGAAGCAGGAAGGGACAGGCTCCTGGGGACCCTGACCCTGGCCCACGCCTGTCCCTTGGAGATTAGTGGGCCTCCCTGGTTCCCCTCCTCCcgctcagcccctcccccagcactgtGCCCACCTGCCGTGTCCCAGATTTGGAGGTGCACGGGTCCGCCCTTCATCTGCAGATTCACGCCCAGCCGCTCGAACACCGTCGGGGTGTAGCTCTGAGGAAGAAGAGGTCAAGGGGGCAGCAATGAGGGCAGCTTCTGAAGAGGGGCGGTCCTGGTGCCCAGGCCAGAGCCCAGGAATGCACTCAGCACGGCCCCTCTCTGGGGGCCAGCAGAGTGGAGAGGTTTCTGGGAAGCAGTTGGCTGGCAGCACTGAGGCCTAGAGCTGGCACCGCCTAGCTGTGTTCCCGGCCATGGCCTCGACCCTCCGTGGCCTCTTCCTCGACAGTGAGGTATCTCTGTTAATCACCCACCCATTGCTGCGAGCTGCCTCGAGGATGCAGTGAGGTGCTTCTTGCAGACCCCTGAGCATAGAGCCACGTACAAAAGAAGCATATACCAGGACggttattttgctattttctttcctctgttggCCGCTCTGCCGTAAggagttcctcggccagggatcaagtcgGAGCCAAAGTTGTGACCgaagctgtacctgcagcaatgctgccagatccttaagccactgtgctgggctggagatcaaacctgtgacctagTGCTCCCAAGGCACGGGACACAACTGaccctgttgtaccacagtgggaacttcttcttcttctttttttttttttggctttttagggctgcacttgtggcatacaggaATTCCTAGGctggaattgaattggagctgtagccgctagccacagccacagccacagcaactcgggatccctacattgcagcttgtggcaacaccaggctgttaacccactgagcaaggccaggaatcaaacctgcatcctcatggcggctagttgggttcattacccgctgaaccacaaagggaactcccagtactattattttatctttgtcgCTGCTCAGACTGTTCCATTTCTGAGCCTTCCTTCCTACTGTCCCCTCTTCCTGGAATGATATTAACCaacatttgttcattcactcattcattcaagagCACCTTCTCTGAGTCCGATCCTGGACACAGCGGAGCAAGTAATAAAGACTCATTGCCTGCCCTGGGGAGCTCCTAGATTTTGGGGTCCCTCTTTTGCCTCCCAACACCTCCCAATCTGACCAGGATGCCCCCATTCAGTCTCCTGTCTGGCCACAGGGGGAGGTGTCCCAGGCCAAAGGCGCCTccaccccaggctcccagagCCTGAGCTCGGCTCCGctgcacaaagacagaaaactgaaaacaggccgggctttttttttttttttttttgtcattttagggccacacctgtggcatatggaggttcccaggctaggagtcgaatcggagctataacagccggcctacgccacagtcacagcaacaccagatccgagctgtgtctgtgacttacaccacagctcacagcaatgctgcatcctgaatccactgagcaaggccagggattgagcctgtgtcctcatggatgctagtcagattcgttgcagctgcgccatgacaggaactcccaggatgggCTTTTACTCACTTGCAGGAGTGGAGAGGGGAGCCTTACAGATGGGGTCAGAGCAATAGCGGGGGAGGTTTTCAAAACCCCGCCACCCACAAGCCCTTTGCAGCTGGAGCAGCTGCATCTT comes from the Phacochoerus africanus isolate WHEZ1 chromosome 4, ROS_Pafr_v1, whole genome shotgun sequence genome and includes:
- the RHOD gene encoding rho-related GTP-binding protein RhoD, whose translation is MKAARAEREEVKVVLVGDGGCGKTSLLMVFAEGAFPESYTPTVFERLGVNLQMKGGPVHLQIWDTAGQVDYDRLRPLFYPDASVLLLCFDVTSPHSFDNISNRWYPEVNHFCKEVPIIVVGCKTDLRKDKSLVKKLRKNGLEPVTYHRGQEMARAVGAVAYLECSALLQENVRAVFQEAAEVALSSRGRNFWRRITRSFCVLT